A window of Methylocaldum szegediense genomic DNA:
TTGTTCGAAATACTGGCGGGACGATCGAGTGGGATAACCGAAACGCATGGTATCACGATGAGATCGCGGCGGCGTCGCCCGATTGCCCGCCCGAACCCATGGACGCCGAAGATCCTTTGTTTATCCTCTACACGTCGGGATCCACCGGAAAACCGAAAGGTGTCCTTCACACGACCGGGGGCTATTTGGTCTACGCGGCGATGACCCACCTGTATGTGTTCGATTACCGCCCGGGCGAAATCTTCTGGTGTACCGCCGACATAGGCTGGATCACAGGACATTCCTATACGGTGTACGGTCCCCTGTGCAACGGTGCAACTACGCTCATGTTCGAGGGCGTTCCCACCTACCCGGCTCCCGATCGTTTTTGGAAGGTCGTCGATAAACATAGGGTCAATATTTTTTATACGGCCCCTACTGCCATCCGCGCCCTGATGGCCCAGGGAGATGATTGGCTCTCGAGCACGCGCCGAGACAGTCTGCGGATTCTCGGCTCGGTAGGCGAACCCATAAACCCGGAAGCCTGGGAGTGGTACTACCATCAGGTAGGGCGAAGCCGCTGCCCCATTGTCGATACGTGGTGGCAGACGGAAACCGGTGGAATACTGATCACTCCTCTGGTTGGCGCCACCCCTCTCAAAAAAGGATCCGCAACACGTCCGTTTTTTGGCGTCGTACCCGCCATAGTAGATACCCAGGGCAATGTACTGGAAGGCGTCTGCGAGGGCGTGTTGACGCTCACACGCTCCTGGCCCGGGCAGGCCCGCTCGGTATTCGGCGATCACCAGCGTTTTTTCGATACCTATTTCTCGACTTACCCAGGCAAATACTTCACTGGGGACGGGGCCAGACGCGACGCCGATGGCTATTACTGGATCACTGGACGCGTCGACGACGTTCTAAACGTCTCGGGGCACCGCCTGGGAACCGCGGAAATCGAAAGTGCTTTGGTTGAGCACGACAGCGTAGCTGAGGCCGCCGTCGTGGGTTATCCGCATGGCATCAAAGGA
This region includes:
- the acs gene encoding acetate--CoA ligase, with amino-acid sequence MPREKIYDVPPDIAARAHIDEALYQKMYEQSIKDSDRFWAAQAERFVDWFKPWDKVQDCDFSTARIRWYEGGKLNVSYNCLDRHLPEKGDQIAIIWEGDDPALDKTLTYRELHEQVCRFANVLKKHGVQKGDRVCIYLPMIPEAAVAMLACTRIGAMHSIVFAGFSAEALRDRILDADCRYVICADEGRRGGKTVPLKANVDAALQACPNVKTVFVVRNTGGTIEWDNRNAWYHDEIAAASPDCPPEPMDAEDPLFILYTSGSTGKPKGVLHTTGGYLVYAAMTHLYVFDYRPGEIFWCTADIGWITGHSYTVYGPLCNGATTLMFEGVPTYPAPDRFWKVVDKHRVNIFYTAPTAIRALMAQGDDWLSSTRRDSLRILGSVGEPINPEAWEWYYHQVGRSRCPIVDTWWQTETGGILITPLVGATPLKKGSATRPFFGVVPAIVDTQGNVLEGVCEGVLTLTRSWPGQARSVFGDHQRFFDTYFSTYPGKYFTGDGARRDADGYYWITGRVDDVLNVSGHRLGTAEIESALVEHDSVAEAAVVGYPHGIKGQGIYAYVTLVTGVTPSPELEQELLQLVRKKIGPIGTPDVIQWAPSLPKTRSGKIMRRILRKIAANDIDDLGDISTLADPTAVEDIIRNRANQS